A window of Coffea eugenioides isolate CCC68of unplaced genomic scaffold, Ceug_1.0 ScVebR1_387;HRSCAF=1058, whole genome shotgun sequence contains these coding sequences:
- the LOC113758201 gene encoding uncharacterized protein LOC113758201, whose amino-acid sequence MASGTRDRGRGRGRNPEREHEHEPDQVATAIQRMADLLERMVDQQGQDHGNTTGNPGNNPGNHEGEDRDLERFQKFAPPKFISGPNPDLAESWMDRMLDIFAALRYSDERQISFAVFHFEGAARAWWNIIRAKWERDQTPWTWVNFTREFNEKYLPPIVQERREDDFIRLHQGASSVAEYETQFTKLSRFAPELVLTEQKRIRRFVQGLNVEIHEALAAAQLDTFSQALEKTQRIETVRGHVKAFHDRKRRQPDSSNFVTGQSSQSELPSKRGRGTDGPRPAGTLNQGNFGRGRVGQEPQRSAQRGGSSAGIKPTCGFCGANHIDENCWKNSSIRKCYKCGSAEHLIAQCPKMQKERPKPPTEGTAAKPSSVGENRPRGPTRVYAMSQQEVTDHLAGI is encoded by the coding sequence atggcctccggtactcgagatagaggtagagggcgaggacgaaACCCTGAAAGGGAACATGAACATGAGCCGGatcaagtagctacagccattcAGCGGATGGCTGACCTGTTAGAACGAATGGTTGACCAGCAGGGTCAGGACCATGGGAATACTACAGGAAACCCTGGAAATAATCCAGGCAATCACGAGGGAGAGGACCGGGATTTAGAACgattccaaaaatttgcacctccAAAGTTTATAagtggacctaatcctgacctaGCAGAGAGTTGGATGGACCGTATGTTAGATATATTTGCTGCGCTTAGGTATTCGGATGAGCGGCAGATATCATTTGctgtttttcattttgaagGGGCcgcccgagcctggtggaatatCATTAGAGCCAAGTGGGAGCGGGACCAGACCCCTTGGACATGGGTTAACTTTAcacgagaatttaatgaaaaatatttacctcCCATTGTACAAGAGAGACGTgaggatgattttatccgcctgcACCAAGGGGCATCCagtgtggcggagtatgaaACTCAATTTACAAAACTCTCTCGCTTCGCTCCGGAATTGGTGCTAACGGAGCAAAAGCGAATTCGCCGCTTTGTCCAAGGCTTAAATGTGGAGATCCATGAGGCactagcagctgctcagttggaCACGTTTAGCCAGGCGCTAGAAAAAACTCAGCGGATTGAGACAGTTAGGGGACATGTAAAAGCCTTTCATGATCGGAAAAGGAGACAACCCGATTCGAGCAATTTTGTGACTGGACAGAGTTCGCAAAGTGAGCTACCTTCTAAGAGGGGTCGAGGAACAGATGGTCCCCGACCCGCAGGAACCCTAAACCAGGGTAATTTTGGGAGAGGTCGAGTAGGGCAAGAGCCCCAGAGGAGTGCCCAGCGTGGAGGGTCAAGTGCGGGCATTAAGCCAACCTGTGGCTTCTGCGGGGCCAATCACATCGACGAAAACTGTTGGAAGAACAGTTCGATCCGAAAATGCTATAAATGTGGTAGTGCAGAACATTTGATTGCCCAATGCCCTAAGATGCAAAAAGAAAGACCTaagccaccgactgaagggaccgCAGCTAAGCCGTCGAGTGTAGGGGAAAATCGACCCAGAGGACCAACTAGAGTCTATGCAATGAGTCAACAGGAGGTCACTGACCATCTGGCGGGCATCTAA